A section of the Mesorhizobium loti genome encodes:
- a CDS encoding TerC family protein, with product MEIFTAAGLSALLQVIAIDLALAGDNAIVIGLAAAGLPASQRKRAILVGIAAATVLRIFFALITQWLLTIGPMLLIGGGLLLLWVCWKMWRELRVSHEQERDATEALSNGDFNKDGVIGGKGQSKTFSQAAWQIVIADVSMSLDNVLAVAGAAMNHPTVLIVGLALSIALMGFAASFVARLLHKYRWIAYLGLVIILYVAVKMLLDGAVQQFPEHFAFLAPWFGSGGH from the coding sequence ATGGAAATATTTACCGCCGCGGGCCTATCGGCCCTTCTTCAGGTCATCGCCATCGATCTTGCGCTTGCGGGCGACAATGCCATCGTCATCGGCCTCGCCGCGGCCGGACTGCCGGCCAGCCAGCGCAAACGGGCCATTCTCGTCGGCATCGCAGCGGCCACCGTCCTTCGCATTTTCTTCGCCTTGATCACGCAATGGCTTCTCACCATCGGGCCGATGTTGCTTATCGGCGGCGGCCTGCTCTTGCTGTGGGTCTGCTGGAAGATGTGGCGCGAATTGCGCGTCAGCCACGAGCAGGAGCGTGACGCTACGGAAGCGCTGTCGAACGGCGACTTCAACAAGGATGGGGTCATCGGCGGCAAGGGGCAAAGCAAGACTTTCTCGCAGGCGGCCTGGCAGATTGTCATTGCCGACGTTTCGATGTCGCTCGACAATGTTCTGGCGGTAGCCGGCGCGGCCATGAACCATCCGACGGTGCTGATTGTCGGGCTCGCGCTGTCGATCGCCCTGATGGGGTTTGCCGCCTCGTTCGTTGCGCGCCTGCTGCACAAGTACCGCTGGATTGCCTATCTCGGCCTGGTGATCATCCTCTATGTCGCGGTCAAAATGCTGCTTGACGGGGCCGTGCAGCAATTCCCCGAACACTTCGCTTTCCTGGCACCCTGGTTCGGGTCCGGAGGCCACTGA
- a CDS encoding DUF930 domain-containing protein, whose protein sequence is MLLVPPMKTLCMMAMASLTLAFPASAMDNALRAGLMKLDPQTRLEQRCDAEVLDRITHDDRKFKADRVVAYAFATPEMSADAIRSPGAAFRSKGQWYRLKFKCQTGPDHMEVLQLRYRIGDEIPEADWAKYNLYD, encoded by the coding sequence ATGCTGCTTGTCCCGCCCATGAAGACACTCTGCATGATGGCCATGGCGTCCTTGACGCTAGCTTTCCCGGCCAGCGCGATGGACAACGCCTTGCGTGCCGGGCTGATGAAACTTGATCCGCAAACACGCCTCGAGCAGCGGTGCGATGCTGAAGTCCTGGACCGGATCACCCACGACGATCGCAAGTTCAAGGCCGACCGTGTTGTCGCCTACGCCTTCGCCACGCCTGAGATGAGCGCCGATGCGATCAGGAGCCCCGGTGCGGCGTTCCGCAGCAAGGGGCAATGGTACCGGCTGAAGTTCAAATGCCAGACGGGGCCGGACCATATGGAAGTTCTCCAGCTTCGCTACCGGATCGGCGATGAGATTCCGGAAGCCGACTGGGCAAAATACAATCTCTACGACTAG
- a CDS encoding DUF2161 domain-containing phosphodiesterase, translating to MNETSLYAPVKRFLESLDFLVKGEIGGCDIVALREGEPPIVVICELKLQFNLELVLQGVDRAAACDEVWLAARMSARGKGRESDARFRNLCRRLGFGLLGVTANDKVEVLVSPAAPEPRRNARRRSRLVDEHQRRRGDPVAGGGSRNPIMTAYRQSALTCAAALVHGPKRPRDLKALTPIAPKILQHNVYGWFARVDRGLYDLTDAGRASLVRWPQASHEDVRHEILIASTP from the coding sequence ATGAACGAAACCTCCCTTTATGCGCCGGTGAAGCGGTTCCTCGAAAGTCTCGACTTCTTGGTGAAGGGGGAGATTGGCGGCTGCGACATCGTCGCGTTGCGCGAGGGCGAGCCGCCGATTGTCGTCATCTGCGAACTGAAACTGCAGTTCAACCTCGAACTGGTGCTGCAGGGTGTCGACCGCGCGGCCGCTTGCGACGAAGTGTGGCTGGCGGCGCGTATGTCGGCACGGGGCAAGGGACGCGAAAGCGACGCCCGGTTCCGCAACCTCTGCCGCCGGCTCGGTTTCGGTTTGCTTGGTGTGACCGCGAATGACAAGGTCGAAGTGCTTGTCAGCCCGGCCGCGCCTGAGCCACGCAGGAATGCCCGGCGACGCTCTCGCCTTGTCGACGAACACCAGCGCCGCCGCGGCGATCCTGTCGCGGGCGGAGGATCGCGCAATCCGATCATGACCGCCTACCGCCAGAGCGCCCTCACCTGTGCCGCCGCGCTTGTCCACGGCCCCAAACGGCCGCGCGATCTGAAGGCGCTGACGCCGATCGCCCCGAAAATCCTGCAGCACAACGTCTATGGCTGGTTCGCGCGCGTGGACCGCGGCCTTTATGATCTCACGGATGCCGGCCGCGCCTCGCTGGTGCGTTGGCCGCAGGCCTCGCACGAGGATGTCCGACACGAGATTTTGATTGCGTCGACCCCCTGA
- a CDS encoding alpha/beta fold hydrolase encodes MDYQDDDLSRFEAHGAAPLPAARHEGRVENEGAKIWYATFGAGLPVILLHGGLGHSGNWGFQVPELVKAGYRVVVIDSRGHGRSTRDGRPYKYELMASDVLAVMDTLQLEKAAVVGWSDGACVALILGMKAADRITGVFFFGCNMDPSGTREFEPGPVIDRCLGRHAKDYAELSATPGQFDAFVKAVGLMMKTEPNYSAADLARTSVPVAIVQSEHDEFIKREHANYLSQNVPASELIILPDVSHFAPLQRPGQFNSVLLAFLGNIHS; translated from the coding sequence ATGGATTATCAAGACGACGACCTCAGCAGATTCGAAGCGCATGGCGCCGCGCCCCTGCCGGCCGCCAGGCACGAAGGCCGGGTGGAAAACGAGGGCGCGAAAATCTGGTACGCCACGTTTGGGGCCGGCCTTCCCGTAATCTTGTTGCATGGCGGCCTTGGTCACAGCGGAAATTGGGGATTTCAGGTTCCCGAGCTGGTCAAGGCCGGCTATCGGGTCGTGGTGATCGACAGCCGTGGCCACGGGCGCAGCACCCGTGACGGGCGACCGTACAAATACGAGCTGATGGCGTCCGACGTCCTGGCCGTGATGGACACGCTGCAATTGGAAAAGGCGGCTGTGGTGGGTTGGAGCGATGGCGCGTGCGTTGCGCTCATCCTTGGCATGAAGGCCGCCGATCGGATCACTGGTGTGTTCTTCTTCGGCTGCAACATGGACCCGAGCGGCACCAGGGAATTCGAGCCCGGCCCGGTCATCGATCGATGTTTGGGCCGGCACGCCAAGGACTATGCCGAACTATCGGCAACGCCGGGCCAGTTCGATGCATTCGTCAAAGCCGTCGGCCTGATGATGAAGACTGAACCCAATTATTCCGCCGCCGACCTGGCACGGACGAGCGTGCCCGTGGCGATCGTTCAAAGTGAACATGACGAATTCATCAAGCGGGAGCACGCGAACTATCTGTCCCAAAACGTCCCGGCATCGGAATTGATCATCCTGCCTGACGTCAGCCATTTCGCACCGCTGCAACGCCCAGGGCAGTTCAACAGCGTGCTCTTGGCTTTCCTGGGCAATATCCATTCCTGA
- a CDS encoding sterol desaturase family protein has product MLAKGRGHRGGRMDIFGIKALLISALIFIPFEHLFHERPQKTFRKGLGVDLIYVLFNGFIIKVAVVLIAAYTLDAAAIVVPQSMMRAVGGQPVWLQVAEIILITDIGVYWAHRAFHKIPALWRFHAVHHGIEELDWLGAFHSHPVDAIATKAISLAPIFFLGFSDASIAAFSVIYFWHTLLVHSNLRIPFGPLKWLIASPQFHRWHHANQREAYDKNFAGQLPLLDMVFGTYNATGNKVPEKYGVDDPIPSSYFGQVGYPLMPRGKLSKPAVPSTET; this is encoded by the coding sequence GTGCTGGCCAAAGGCCGGGGCCATAGAGGCGGGCGAATGGATATTTTTGGCATCAAGGCGCTGTTGATCTCCGCGTTGATATTCATTCCGTTCGAACATCTGTTCCACGAGCGGCCCCAGAAGACCTTCCGCAAGGGCTTGGGTGTGGATCTGATCTATGTGCTGTTTAACGGCTTCATCATAAAAGTGGCCGTCGTCCTGATAGCGGCCTACACGCTTGACGCCGCCGCAATCGTGGTCCCGCAATCGATGATGCGCGCCGTCGGCGGTCAGCCCGTCTGGTTGCAGGTCGCCGAAATCATCTTGATCACCGACATCGGCGTCTATTGGGCGCACCGGGCCTTCCACAAAATCCCTGCGCTTTGGAGGTTCCACGCGGTACACCACGGCATTGAGGAACTGGACTGGCTCGGGGCTTTCCACTCCCATCCGGTCGACGCGATTGCCACAAAGGCGATATCGCTGGCGCCGATCTTTTTCCTCGGATTCTCCGATGCCTCGATCGCCGCCTTCTCGGTCATATATTTTTGGCACACGCTGCTTGTGCATTCGAACCTGCGGATTCCGTTTGGTCCCTTGAAGTGGCTGATCGCCAGCCCGCAATTCCATCGCTGGCACCATGCCAACCAGCGCGAGGCTTATGACAAGAACTTCGCCGGCCAACTCCCCCTCCTCGACATGGTGTTCGGCACCTACAATGCCACCGGCAACAAGGTGCCGGAAAAATACGGTGTCGATGATCCGATCCCGTCCAGCTACTTCGGTCAGGTCGGCTATCCGCTTATGCCTCGCGGCAAGCTATCGAAACCGGCAGTGCCGAGCACGGAAACCTGA
- a CDS encoding septal ring lytic transglycosylase RlpA family protein, translating into MQATTRPRLRRASTLTLLAASAALLAACASQPEPKAMVNPKPRSKEYFAETEYGVKASPRANFMRRGGGRDQLGKPYQVRGKWYYPKEDRHYAKVGLASWYGDAFHGRLTANGEVYDMTHLTAAHPTMPLPSYARVTNLKTGSSVIVRVNDRGPYHEGRIIDVSERAAQMLDYANVGTAEVKVEYVGRAPLDGNDDQYLMASYHPGNRIPDPSDGLPTGVMVAMNGPSPSLPVGAAAVPFPGQLTTSGGAFATQQALSAQAPALGDLALPDFGPIVPERPEIGLPPQSPFAIASLSYADERVRRADVFAVLDDNGMSPADILRSWNKSNPQATPSSADYVAAGTFDDAAEAKRVAAALQPFGRTEIQRSDLDGNDWYAVNLYPNGHGGLDELLEAAWSHGAPDALAVRN; encoded by the coding sequence ATGCAGGCTACGACGCGCCCGCGTCTTCGTCGCGCTTCAACGCTTACGCTGCTTGCTGCGTCGGCTGCCTTGCTGGCAGCCTGCGCGTCGCAGCCCGAGCCGAAAGCGATGGTGAATCCCAAGCCTCGTTCCAAGGAATATTTCGCCGAGACCGAATATGGCGTGAAGGCGAGCCCGCGCGCCAATTTCATGCGGCGCGGAGGCGGTCGCGACCAGCTCGGCAAGCCCTACCAGGTTCGTGGCAAGTGGTACTATCCCAAGGAAGATCGGCATTACGCCAAGGTCGGCCTGGCTTCGTGGTACGGCGACGCCTTCCATGGCCGGCTGACCGCCAATGGCGAAGTCTACGACATGACGCATCTGACGGCCGCGCATCCGACCATGCCGCTGCCAAGCTATGCCCGCGTCACCAATCTCAAGACCGGCAGCTCCGTCATCGTGCGCGTCAACGACCGTGGGCCGTATCACGAGGGCCGCATCATCGATGTCTCGGAGCGCGCGGCGCAAATGCTCGATTACGCCAATGTCGGCACCGCCGAGGTGAAGGTGGAGTATGTCGGCCGCGCGCCGCTTGATGGCAACGACGACCAGTATCTGATGGCATCCTACCATCCAGGCAACCGGATTCCGGATCCGTCGGATGGCCTGCCAACCGGCGTCATGGTGGCCATGAACGGACCGTCGCCAAGCCTGCCCGTGGGTGCGGCAGCCGTACCGTTTCCGGGTCAGTTGACGACTTCCGGCGGGGCGTTCGCCACGCAGCAGGCTCTGTCTGCGCAGGCGCCGGCCCTGGGCGACCTGGCGCTGCCCGATTTCGGACCGATCGTTCCCGAGCGCCCGGAGATCGGCCTGCCGCCGCAGTCGCCATTCGCGATTGCCTCGCTGTCCTACGCGGATGAACGCGTGCGGCGCGCGGATGTCTTTGCCGTACTCGACGACAACGGCATGTCGCCCGCAGACATTCTGCGGTCGTGGAACAAGTCCAATCCGCAAGCAACGCCGTCCAGCGCCGACTATGTCGCCGCCGGCACGTTTGACGATGCCGCCGAAGCCAAGCGCGTGGCAGCGGCACTTCAACCCTTCGGCAGAACGGAGATCCAGCGTTCCGATCTCGACGGCAATGATTGGTATGCGGTCAATCTCTATCCGAACGGCCATGGCGGCCTGGACGAGTTGCTGGAGGCGGCATGGTCGCATGGCGCGCCCGATGCACTGGCCGTGCGCAACTGA
- a CDS encoding D-alanyl-D-alanine carboxypeptidase family protein produces MQFRLLQPFAGFFLLGLLISLAPAHAQLFETKATQAFMIDADTGTVLFSKNADTPIPPASMAKLMTMEVVFNAIKSGRLKLDDTFVVSENAWRKGGAPSGTSTMFAKLKSAIRLEDLIQGVTVQAANDGCIVIAEGMAGSEDNFAAQMTERARQIGLKTSTFVNSTGLPADGQQTTVRELAQLALHLWRDYPDFYRYYGLKDFTWNKISQRNRNPLLAMDIGADGLAVGASEASGFGIVASASHNGARVVAAMSGFANDKERAEEARKLLDWGARSFEKTEIFAKDEVVGEAQVFGGAKSGVTLKAKGPIAIFLPITNRDKLTARIVYNGPVAAPVEEGQPVGALRVWIGDTLSQETPLFAAESIGVGTLPQRALDAVKELAIGWLR; encoded by the coding sequence ATGCAGTTTCGCTTGCTTCAGCCTTTTGCCGGGTTTTTTCTTCTCGGTCTCCTGATTTCCCTTGCCCCGGCCCACGCGCAGCTGTTCGAGACCAAGGCCACACAGGCCTTCATGATCGATGCCGATACCGGCACGGTGCTGTTCTCCAAAAACGCCGACACGCCCATCCCACCGGCCTCGATGGCCAAGCTGATGACCATGGAAGTGGTTTTCAACGCCATCAAATCCGGGCGGCTCAAGCTCGACGACACGTTCGTGGTGAGCGAAAACGCCTGGCGCAAGGGCGGCGCGCCGTCGGGAACATCGACGATGTTTGCCAAGCTCAAATCGGCGATCCGGCTCGAGGACCTGATCCAGGGCGTGACCGTGCAGGCCGCCAATGACGGCTGCATCGTCATCGCCGAAGGCATGGCCGGGTCAGAGGATAATTTTGCCGCGCAGATGACCGAGCGCGCCCGCCAGATCGGTCTCAAGACATCGACCTTCGTCAATTCGACCGGCCTGCCGGCCGACGGCCAGCAGACGACCGTGCGCGAACTGGCGCAGCTGGCCCTGCATTTGTGGCGCGATTACCCGGATTTCTATCGCTACTATGGCCTGAAGGATTTCACCTGGAACAAGATCTCGCAGAGGAACCGCAATCCGCTGCTGGCCATGGATATCGGTGCCGATGGCCTGGCGGTCGGTGCGAGCGAGGCGTCCGGCTTCGGCATCGTCGCTTCGGCTAGCCACAATGGCGCCCGGGTGGTCGCGGCGATGAGCGGGTTCGCCAATGACAAGGAACGCGCCGAGGAGGCGCGAAAGCTGCTCGACTGGGGCGCGCGCTCCTTCGAGAAGACCGAGATCTTCGCCAAGGACGAGGTGGTTGGCGAGGCCCAGGTTTTTGGCGGCGCGAAATCCGGCGTGACGTTGAAGGCAAAAGGGCCGATCGCCATCTTCCTGCCGATCACCAACCGCGACAAGCTGACGGCCAGGATCGTCTATAATGGCCCGGTCGCCGCACCGGTGGAGGAGGGCCAGCCGGTGGGTGCGCTGCGCGTCTGGATCGGCGACACGCTGAGCCAGGAGACACCGCTTTTCGCCGCCGAATCGATCGGCGTCGGCACGCTGCCACAGCGCGCGCTCGATGCCGTCAAGGAACTGGCGATCGGCTGGCTGCGCTGA
- the tmk gene encoding dTMP kinase, whose amino-acid sequence MARGFFITFEGGEGAGKSTQIERLARKMRAKKYDVLVTREPGGSPGAEAVRHVLLSGAAEPFGPKMEALLFAAARSDHVEQVIRPAVEHGSIVLCDRFLDSSRVYQGVTGGIDPAFMATLEQVAINGMMPDITLVFDIDPAEGLRRATLRRGSDAGADRFEKETLAIHQARREAFLAIAAAEPERCIVVDASADPDTVEHVVTAAVFAALEARAPARNRQAAPV is encoded by the coding sequence TTGGCGCGCGGATTTTTCATCACCTTCGAAGGCGGCGAGGGCGCAGGCAAGTCGACGCAGATCGAGCGGCTGGCAAGGAAGATGCGCGCCAAGAAGTATGATGTCCTCGTCACCCGCGAACCGGGCGGTTCGCCAGGCGCGGAAGCGGTCAGGCATGTGCTGCTTTCGGGCGCCGCGGAGCCATTCGGGCCGAAGATGGAAGCACTGCTCTTCGCAGCCGCCCGTTCCGACCATGTCGAACAGGTCATCAGGCCCGCGGTCGAGCATGGCTCCATCGTTCTTTGCGACCGCTTCCTGGATTCTTCGCGCGTCTACCAGGGCGTCACCGGCGGAATCGACCCGGCATTCATGGCTACGCTCGAACAGGTCGCCATCAACGGCATGATGCCCGACATCACGCTGGTCTTCGATATCGATCCGGCCGAGGGCCTCCGGCGCGCGACCCTGCGGCGCGGCAGCGACGCCGGCGCCGACCGCTTCGAAAAGGAGACGCTGGCCATCCATCAGGCCCGGCGCGAAGCCTTCCTGGCGATCGCCGCGGCCGAGCCGGAGCGCTGCATCGTCGTCGACGCATCCGCCGATCCCGATACGGTGGAGCATGTCGTCACCGCCGCCGTGTTCGCGGCACTGGAGGCGAGGGCGCCCGCGCGCAACAGGCAGGCCGCACCGGTATGA
- a CDS encoding DNA polymerase III subunit delta', protein MIFERIAPEQHDTLDGVPEPAETPRLVGHGQAAEMLAAAYRSGKLPHALIFAGPVGIGKATLAFHLAHHLLKHPDFAQAPESLAVPDPASSLFRQIATGAHPGVLHLTRPLNDKTKSFKTVVTVDEIRRVSRFLSMTSHDGSYRVVIVDPADDMNANAANALLKNLEEPPARTLFILIVHAPGSLLPTIRSRCQVVRLTPLGADELLAVLETAEPPPPDDPAARAALVERAGGSVRNAILLTQYGGLEIAQTLDALVAAGRTDIGGAYRLAEAVAGRDQAIQFDIFNRRALDLLSDAASQAALSGDLARAKTLSDTWHEALDAISETDTYNLDKKQHALTMIDRLNSAMRM, encoded by the coding sequence ATGATCTTCGAACGCATCGCGCCGGAACAGCATGATACGCTGGACGGCGTGCCCGAGCCGGCCGAAACGCCTCGCCTGGTCGGGCACGGACAGGCCGCCGAGATGCTTGCCGCCGCCTATCGATCCGGAAAGCTGCCACATGCGCTGATCTTCGCGGGGCCGGTCGGCATCGGCAAGGCGACGCTGGCCTTCCATCTTGCGCATCACCTGTTGAAGCACCCAGACTTCGCACAGGCGCCGGAAAGCCTTGCCGTTCCCGATCCGGCCTCGTCGCTGTTTCGCCAGATCGCGACCGGAGCGCATCCGGGCGTACTGCATCTGACCCGGCCGCTGAACGACAAGACCAAGAGCTTCAAGACCGTCGTCACGGTCGACGAAATCCGCCGGGTCAGCCGCTTCCTGTCGATGACCTCGCATGACGGCAGCTACCGGGTGGTAATCGTCGATCCAGCCGACGACATGAATGCCAACGCCGCCAATGCCTTGCTCAAAAATCTTGAGGAGCCGCCGGCCCGAACGCTGTTCATTCTCATCGTTCATGCGCCGGGCAGCCTGCTGCCGACGATCCGCTCGCGCTGCCAAGTGGTGCGCCTGACACCGCTCGGCGCCGACGAGTTGCTGGCGGTGCTGGAGACCGCGGAGCCGCCGCCACCGGACGATCCGGCCGCCCGGGCAGCGCTGGTCGAACGGGCAGGGGGCAGTGTGCGCAATGCAATCCTGCTGACGCAATATGGCGGGTTGGAAATCGCCCAGACACTCGATGCGCTGGTGGCGGCGGGAAGGACCGATATCGGCGGAGCCTACAGGTTAGCGGAAGCCGTCGCCGGCCGCGACCAAGCGATTCAGTTCGATATCTTCAACCGCCGCGCGCTCGACCTGTTGTCGGATGCCGCAAGCCAGGCAGCGCTGTCAGGCGACCTCGCACGAGCGAAAACGCTGTCGGACACTTGGCATGAGGCGCTGGACGCGATATCTGAGACCGACACCTACAATCTCGACAAGAAGCAGCACGCCTTGACCATGATCGACCGCCTGAATTCTGCGATGCGAATGTGA
- the metG gene encoding methionine--tRNA ligase yields MSRDTFYITTAISYPNGKPHIGHAYELIATDALARFQRLDGKQVFFLTGTDEHGIKMLQTAKREGISARELADRNAADFKRMAIALNASNDDFIRTTEERHYASSQAIWKAMDANGDIYKGGYAGWYSVRDEAYYGEEETEVRPDNVRYGPQGTPVEWVEEESYFFRLSAYQDKLIALYETQPDFIGPAERRNEVMSFVKSGLKDLSISRTTFDWGVPVPGDEKHVMYVWVDALTNYITGVGYPDENDGKWRFWPADAHIIGKDIVRFHAVYWPAFLMSAGIPLPKRVFGHGFLFNRGEKMSKSVGNVIDPFTMVEHYGLDQVRYFFLREVPFGQDGSYSHEAIVNRTNADLANGLGNLAQRSLSMIAKNCGGVVPKRGDLTDADSTILDQAVAALATARKAMAEQGIHLALAAIFAVVSEADRYFAGQEPWALKKTNPERMETVLWTTAEVVRRVAVMCQPYIPGSATKLLDLLAVPADQRNFEHVHADYALVPSTALPMPEGVFPRYVEQPGANA; encoded by the coding sequence ATGTCACGCGACACATTCTACATCACGACCGCGATTTCCTATCCGAACGGCAAGCCGCATATCGGCCATGCCTACGAACTGATCGCCACCGACGCGCTGGCGCGCTTCCAGCGGCTCGACGGCAAGCAGGTCTTCTTCCTCACCGGGACTGACGAGCACGGCATCAAGATGCTGCAGACGGCGAAGCGCGAAGGCATTTCGGCGCGCGAACTGGCCGATCGCAACGCGGCCGATTTCAAGCGCATGGCGATCGCGCTCAACGCCTCCAATGACGATTTCATCCGCACCACGGAAGAACGGCACTACGCGTCCTCGCAGGCGATCTGGAAGGCGATGGATGCCAATGGCGATATCTACAAGGGCGGCTATGCCGGCTGGTACTCGGTGCGCGACGAAGCCTATTACGGCGAGGAAGAGACGGAGGTCCGTCCCGACAATGTCCGGTACGGGCCGCAGGGAACGCCGGTCGAATGGGTCGAGGAAGAGAGTTACTTCTTCCGTCTCTCTGCCTACCAGGACAAGCTCATTGCCCTTTACGAAACTCAGCCCGATTTCATCGGCCCGGCGGAGCGACGTAACGAGGTGATGAGCTTCGTCAAGTCGGGGCTGAAGGACCTGTCGATCTCGCGCACCACCTTTGACTGGGGCGTGCCGGTTCCGGGCGACGAGAAACACGTCATGTATGTCTGGGTCGACGCCCTGACAAACTACATCACCGGCGTCGGTTATCCCGATGAAAATGATGGGAAATGGCGTTTCTGGCCGGCCGACGCCCACATCATCGGCAAGGACATTGTGCGCTTCCATGCGGTTTACTGGCCGGCCTTTCTGATGTCGGCCGGCATCCCGCTGCCGAAGCGCGTCTTCGGCCATGGCTTCCTGTTCAACCGCGGCGAGAAGATGTCGAAATCAGTCGGCAACGTCATCGACCCGTTCACCATGGTCGAGCATTACGGTCTCGACCAGGTGCGCTATTTCTTCCTGCGCGAAGTGCCGTTCGGCCAGGACGGCAGCTACAGCCATGAAGCGATCGTCAACCGCACCAACGCCGACCTCGCCAACGGCCTCGGCAATCTGGCGCAGCGCTCGCTGTCGATGATCGCCAAGAACTGTGGCGGCGTGGTGCCGAAGCGCGGAGACCTGACCGATGCCGATAGCACGATCCTGGATCAGGCGGTGGCCGCTCTGGCCACCGCGCGCAAGGCCATGGCCGAGCAAGGCATCCATCTGGCGCTGGCGGCGATCTTCGCCGTGGTGTCGGAAGCTGATCGCTATTTCGCCGGGCAGGAGCCATGGGCCCTGAAGAAGACCAATCCGGAACGTATGGAAACGGTGCTGTGGACGACAGCCGAAGTGGTGCGGCGCGTGGCGGTGATGTGCCAGCCCTACATTCCAGGTTCGGCGACGAAGCTGCTCGACCTGCTGGCGGTGCCGGCGGACCAGCGTAACTTCGAGCATGTCCACGCCGACTATGCGCTTGTGCCCAGCACGGCACTACCCATGCCGGAAGGCGTGTTTCCGCGTTACGTCGAACAGCCAGGCGCGAACGCCTGA
- a CDS encoding TatD family hydrolase, which produces MLVDSHCHLDFPDFAEERAAIVARAKAAGIGRMVTISTRVKRFQQILEIAETFDEVYCSVGTHPHNAAEELDVTASDLVRLADHPKVVAVGEAGLDYFYDKAPRDAQAQGFRNHIAAARETGLPLVIHSRDADDDMAAILEDETGKGVFPFILHCFSSGRRLAEVGVSLGGYVSFSGILTFKNSAELRAVAADVPHDRLLVETDAPYLAPIPFRGKRNEPAYVAHTAKVLAETIGVSEAEIADLTTNNFFRLFGKMPRPADLSA; this is translated from the coding sequence ATGCTCGTTGACAGCCATTGCCACCTGGACTTTCCAGATTTCGCCGAGGAGCGGGCGGCCATTGTCGCCCGCGCCAAAGCGGCCGGTATCGGCCGCATGGTGACGATCTCGACGCGCGTAAAGCGGTTTCAGCAAATCCTTGAAATCGCTGAAACTTTTGATGAGGTTTACTGCTCGGTCGGCACCCATCCGCATAATGCCGCCGAAGAACTCGATGTCACCGCATCGGACCTTGTTCGTCTTGCCGATCACCCGAAGGTGGTGGCGGTCGGCGAGGCGGGGCTCGATTACTTCTACGACAAGGCGCCGCGCGATGCGCAGGCGCAGGGCTTTCGCAATCACATCGCGGCGGCTCGCGAGACCGGGCTGCCGCTGGTCATCCATTCGCGCGATGCCGATGACGACATGGCGGCCATTCTCGAGGACGAAACAGGGAAGGGCGTCTTCCCTTTCATCCTGCACTGTTTTTCCTCCGGACGCCGGCTGGCCGAGGTGGGCGTCTCGCTCGGCGGCTATGTGTCGTTCTCGGGCATCCTGACCTTCAAGAACTCTGCCGAATTGCGCGCCGTCGCCGCCGACGTGCCGCATGACCGGCTGCTCGTCGAAACCGACGCGCCATACCTGGCGCCGATCCCATTCCGCGGCAAGCGTAATGAGCCGGCCTATGTCGCGCACACCGCCAAGGTGCTGGCGGAGACGATTGGTGTCAGCGAAGCTGAAATCGCCGATCTGACGACGAACAATTTCTTCCGGCTGTTCGGCAAGATGCCGCGACCTGCCGATCTGAGCGCCTGA